GAGCTCGTCGAAGGCCTCGACCACGCGGCGCGGGGTGTCGAGCAGGCCCTCGCGCTCGGTGTTCTCGCCGATATAGGCGAGCAGCGTCTTCACGGCCGCTTCCGCCTCGGCGCGCGCAGGACGCGGCTGGTCGGCGCGGACGGCGGCCGCGAGGAATTCGGCAGGGTCAAGCTCGGCCGGGCGGCTCTCGGACTGCCGGTCGGATGGCTTGCTGGGGCGGATGGATTTGATGGTGGCGTCCATGTCTACTCCGTTCGACGGCCTTGCGGCCGGAGTGTCACCGGCAGACGGGGCGGCAATGCCGCCGGACGCCTGTAGAGAACAGTTTCGGCGAAAAAGGTCCTGGCGCTGTAACGCTGGCAGCACAGATCTGGATCACCGTCACCGCACGGCTGGACTGTTTTTCCGCCAGTTCCGCTCCTATATAGGACCCTGGACGCCGCCCGCCAAGGCCGATCCGGCGCGGAAGTGGGTGTGGACGTGTTGGACTCCTCACATGCTGAACGACATCTACAACAAGCGGATCATTGAACTAGCCGGCAATATTCCGCGCCTCGGACGGCTGCCGGACCCCGACGCGTCCGCTACCGCCCACTCCAAATTGTGCGGCTCGACCGTGAAGGTCGATCTCAAGATGGAGGGCGACAAGGTCATCGACTTCGCCCATGACGTGAAGGCCTGCGCGCTCGGACAAGCCTCTTCATCCATCATGGCAAGTCG
The sequence above is drawn from the Bradyrhizobium amphicarpaeae genome and encodes:
- a CDS encoding iron-sulfur cluster assembly scaffold protein, with product MLNDIYNKRIIELAGNIPRLGRLPDPDASATAHSKLCGSTVKVDLKMEGDKVIDFAHDVKACALGQASSSIMASRIVGSTASELRALRETVRKMLKENGAPPEGKWEEIKFLEPVRDYKARHASTLLTFDAVVDAIGQIEAKQPAAAQG